TCCAACCGTACCAAAGCGCGTAATCGGGATTGTTGTGGAACACACCCTGAAATGCTCGCATCCGGTGTTCCAGGTGCATCTTGAAGAGTCGCTGTTCGATCACCGAGGGCGCATCGTGGAAAGCCAGCAAGTCCGGGAAGTTGTAGGCATAGTGATCCGGCTTGCGCAACACCCCGTCCCGATAGAGTGCGCCGACAATGCGAATCGCCTCGGCCAGCAAACGGTCGGTCTCCCGGATCATCTCGTCGCCCTTCTTGAGCTCCGCCCGCACCAGGTTCGCCGAGTGGCACTGCTCGCAAACCTCGATCATGCGGTCGCGCTCCGCCTGCCACTCCTCGTGGGTCAGCCGGGCGACGTCCGCTTGCTTGACGGTCTCCAGACGCGCGGTCGGTTTCCCCTGAGGGTCCAGGACCCCCAGCGCCTGAAGAATGGTCGTGCGGTCCGCCGCCCACTGCGGATCTTCCGGCAAGGGCAATCGCACCGCCAGGAAGCCCCAGGCGGTCCGTACGCCGTGGTTCCCCTGCGGCATGTGACAGGTCTGGCAGGTGGGCGCCGCGGCCTCCTTCGGCAGCGTTCCGGTCTGCTTGAGCAGGTGCCGAACGCCGTGCTTGGATGAGGAGTACATTTCCCATTGCGGGTGATCGATGCCCATGTGGCAGGTGCGGCATGCCTGCGGCTCGCGAGCTTCCTTGACGGAAAACAGGTGGCGCGTATGGCAGACGTCGCAGGAGGCGAGCCCGAACATCACCCCCTCCGCCTTCAACTCCCGGATTTCCTCTTCGCTCTTCAGCCCCAGACGATGGCAACCGCCGCAGCCCTTCATGCCTTCGGTCATCGCCATCGGCAGCCAATGCGTCGTCGGCATGGCGTTCATGCTGACCCAGGCCAGAGCGTGCTTGCCGCCTTCGAACTGCCTGGTCTGGATCGGATGGCAGGTTGCACAGACCTCGGGCGTCGCCGTCTTGACCAACGCCACATCGTCCGCGGAGCGATGCTTGTCTCCATGACAAAGGGAGCAGTCCACGCCTTCCGTGCTATGCCGGCTCAATTCCCAATCGGTGACGATGTTGGGCGTCACGTCACGATGGCACTGGACACAATCCGAAGCGGCGCGGGGCGTATCTTTTCCGCCGCCACAGGCTGCCAGCGCCAGAACGACCACCAGCAGGCATCCGCGTTTCCAGCACACTGGTCTTGCTCCTTTCCGGCCGGTAAAGGACCACGGTTGACGCCCTCCGGTCATTCTCCGGAATTGCGTTCCCCGCCCTCGACTGGCGTTCCCATGGACATTACATAATATGCCGCGCGCGATTCCGCAACCTGATCCGGAAGTGGCACCGACTGGCAAGCTGCCGCTCCGGCCGGAACCCATCGCCGGAACCCGGTTCGAAAATCAGAACAGACATGGAAAAGTAGGACAGTCCCCGTCCAAAAAACAGGCCATAAACGACAAGACCCCGGGCGGTTCAACGCTCGGGGTCTGGCGTTCACTGACGGGTTGCCGGATTGGGCGGATGGCCGCTTGCCTCACCGGGATCTTCAGGCCAAACCAGCCTCAAGGCTTACTGCCTCACGTATTTGCGCAGCACCTTGGAGCCGGGCGGGGCCTGGCGCTTGGTGTAGGAAAAGGTGACCTGGCCGACGTAAATGTCTCCGTGGGAGTCCACCGCCACCGAATGGGGAGAGAAATAGCGTCCCGTGCCGTAGGGGTCCTCCTCGCACCACTCGGCCAGGATGCTTCCGTCGGCTGACCTGACGGTCATGCGTGCGGCGGGCTTGTCCAGCCGGGCCTCGCGGCCGTACATGAAGATGCCGCCGATCTCGGCCACGCAGAAGTTCTGCTCCCGATCCTGGCACAGATCGTTGGGCCACCACACTTCGGTCCACTGGTCCAAAAACTCTCCCTCGGGCGAGAAGATCTGGATGCGGCAGTTCTGGCGGTCGGCCACATAGACCTTTCCCTCCGGACCCACGTAGACGCCGTGAGGCTGTCTGAACTGAGAGGGTCCATCTCCGGGGTCTCCCCAGGAGAGCAGCAATTGGCCATCCGGGCTGAACTTGTGAACCCGGGCATTGCCGTATCCGTCGGAGACGAACAGGTTGCCGTCGGGAGCCAGGGCCACATCGGTGGGAGTGTTGAAAGGGGGACCCGAACGCAGGATGGACTGGACGTCGGTGCCGTTGTAGCCGGTGTCGGCCACTCCGCCGGTGGGCGCCAGGGTCATCAGCAGTTCTCCCTCCGTCGTGAACTTGTGAACCCGGTGCCCGTTGTCGTCCACGCAGTAAACGGAGTCGTCGGGGCCGATGAAGATCATGTGGGGCCTCACGAAGAGCCCCTTCCCCCAGGAGTCCAGGTAGCTGCCGTCCCGGTCGAAGATGACCACGGGATTCTCGGCGCGGCAGAAAGCGTAGACGCGGTCCCGGGAGTCCACCGCAATCCCGGGGACCTCTCCCAGGTCCCACCCTTCGGGAAGCCTGGCCCAACCCTCCGCCTCTTCAAATGTCAACTGACCGGATCCAAGTTTCAATGGTGTCGCTCCTCCCTGTTGGAATTGGCCCGTGCCTGCAGCAATTGCCGCTGAGTGGAACGGGCCGGAAAGGCCATACTAGGAGGTTGACACGGGAGTGTCAACGACGGAGGAGCAATCCATGGGGTGCCCCGGTTTGACACCCGGCGGCGCCATCCCCTAAACTCGCTCGCAACCAACCCGCACCGCTTTCGAGGCACCGTTCCGATGTCCGTTGAAGCCTGAAACAGGCGAGAGAGCCTCCCCGGCAGGCCCGATCAAGGAGGGAAGTGATGCTCGCGGCCGTTCTCAAACAACTGGGCCGGCCTCTGGAGATCGAGGAAAGGCCCCGGCCCTCTTTCGGGGAAGAGGAAGTCCTGATCCAGGTAATGGCCTGCGGCACCGACGGCACCGACCTCAAAATCGTGGACGGGTTCGGCTACACCCCCGAACTCCCCGCCATCCTGGGCCATGAGGTGGCCGGCGTGGTCTTCGAGGTGGGAGAGCGGGTCAC
Above is a genomic segment from Acidobacteriota bacterium containing:
- a CDS encoding peptidyl-alpha-hydroxyglycine alpha-amidating lyase family protein, which translates into the protein MKLGSGQLTFEEAEGWARLPEGWDLGEVPGIAVDSRDRVYAFCRAENPVVIFDRDGSYLDSWGKGLFVRPHMIFIGPDDSVYCVDDNGHRVHKFTTEGELLMTLAPTGGVADTGYNGTDVQSILRSGPPFNTPTDVALAPDGNLFVSDGYGNARVHKFSPDGQLLLSWGDPGDGPSQFRQPHGVYVGPEGKVYVADRQNCRIQIFSPEGEFLDQWTEVWWPNDLCQDREQNFCVAEIGGIFMYGREARLDKPAARMTVRSADGSILAEWCEEDPYGTGRYFSPHSVAVDSHGDIYVGQVTFSYTKRQAPPGSKVLRKYVRQ
- a CDS encoding multiheme c-type cytochrome yields the protein MALAACGGGKDTPRAASDCVQCHRDVTPNIVTDWELSRHSTEGVDCSLCHGDKHRSADDVALVKTATPEVCATCHPIQTRQFEGGKHALAWVSMNAMPTTHWLPMAMTEGMKGCGGCHRLGLKSEEEIRELKAEGVMFGLASCDVCHTRHLFSVKEAREPQACRTCHMGIDHPQWEMYSSSKHGVRHLLKQTGTLPKEAAAPTCQTCHMPQGNHGVRTAWGFLAVRLPLPEDPQWAADRTTILQALGVLDPQGKPTARLETVKQADVARLTHEEWQAERDRMIEVCEQCHSANLVRAELKKGDEMIRETDRLLAEAIRIVGALYRDGVLRKPDHYAYNFPDLLAFHDAPSVIEQRLFKMHLEHRMRAFQGVFHNNPDYALWYGWSEMLQDLTEIKTLAAELRKSR